One window from the genome of Megalobrama amblycephala isolate DHTTF-2021 linkage group LG4, ASM1881202v1, whole genome shotgun sequence encodes:
- the adam28 gene encoding disintegrin and metalloproteinase domain-containing protein 28, with the protein MARRHLMLWIFTLCVLLNPSVGHFSELDGKKVYEIVRPIKLHELQKRDLKSRSDTVKYAMTLGGRDIEMHLQKNDGMLTKDYSETHYTKDGMLVTTTPEDLDLCYYHGKIVNDSESLVSMSTCDGLRGYFQTAEQRFLIEPLSEDSDGDHAVFKYEDAHGDTPRVCGVTNTSWDESEDGTPPRILKTRSRSSGPTLFQQQKYIEFFLVADNREYKNFGSDLEKLRKRIFEIINFINSVYKEINTFVALTGFEVWTDSDKITVSSAAGATLDGFSKWRNSELVKRKKHDNAQLLSAIDLDGSTVGLAYIGTLCGGLSTGIVQDHNTNAIAVGATLAHEMGHNLGMSHDSSSCVCSDRDCIMTAALSYFIPKHFSSCSTGTYADYLNNRNPECLLNKPEPKELIQPAVCGNGFVEIGEECDCGTVQECTNPCCNATTCKLTEGSQCATGECCENCKIMPTSHVCRPKNDDCDLPESCTGKSAVCPEDVFTVNGQPCKNGKGYCYNGQCPQREEQCIKMWGSTAEVAEDYCYNQNTRAEYYAYCKRNGDKYIGCQKQDVMCGKLFCVKGNKGPNYGRLVTFKNCKATFYGNPEEDYGQVDTGTKCGEGLVCNQNECVDIETAYKATNCSAKCKGHAVCDHRLQCRCEPGWLPPDCESTTASDGLSKGVIVAIVVVVLIGILLIGLGVFFYKRRKSTPHSSIHPRQQKVHVVDIPDLSHQGLQMPNQKPFPVIKPSAPPPPPPVSVQARALHNDFISARQALKPPPRV; encoded by the exons TTGGTCACTTTTCTGAACTTGATGGAAAAAAGGTCTATGAGATTGTTCGACCAATCAAATTACATGAGCtacaaaaaagagatttaaag TCAAGATCTGATACAGTGAAATATGCCATGACGCTGGGTGGTAGAGACATTGAAATGCATCTCCAGAAAAATGA TGGCATGCTGACTAAAGACTACAGTGAGACCCACTACACTAAAGACGGGATGCTTGTTACAACCACACCTGAAGATCTG GACTTATGCTATTATCATGGGAAAATAGTAAATGACAGCGAGTCATTGGTTAGCATGAGCACCTGTGATGGACTACG AGGCTATTTCCAAACAGCAGAGCAGAGGTTTCTGATCGAGCCGTTGTCCGAAGATAGTGATGGTGACCATGCTGTCTTTAAGTATGAAGACGCACATGGAGACACGCCGAGGGTGTGTGGAGTCACCAACACTAGTTGGGATGAGAGTGAGGATGGCACTCCTCCACGCATCCTCAAAACCCGTTCTCGTTCCTCA GGGCCAACATTGTTCCAGCAACAAAAATACATCGAGTTCTTCCTTGTGGCAGACAACAGAGAA TACAAGAATTTCGGCAGCGATCTTGAGAAACTGAGAAAGAGGATATTTGAGATCATCAATTTCATCAATAGT GTTTATAAAGAAATCAACACCTTTGTTGCTCTGACTGGATTTGAAGTGTGGACAGACAGCGATAAGATAACAGTCTCCTCTGCTGCTGGAGCAACCTTAGACGGCTTTTCTAAGTGGAGGAACAGTGAGCTTGTCAAAAGAAAGAAGCACGACAATGCCCAACTTCTCAG TGCAATTGACCTTGATGGATCAACTGTGGGTCTAGCTTACATTGGAACCCTGTGTGGAGGTCTTTCAACAGGGATTGTGCAG GATCACAACACTAATGCTATAGCAGTGGGGGCTACTCTGGCCCATGAGATGGGGCACAATCTCGGGATGAGTCATGACAGCAGCTCCTGCGTTTGTTCTGATAGAGATTGTATTATGACAGCTGCTCTCAG CTATTTCATCCCTAAACACTTTAGCAGCTGTAGTACTGGTACCTATGCAGACTACCTGAACAACAGAAACCCGGAATGTCTTCTAAATAAGCCCGAACCAAAAGAATTGATTCAGCCGGCTGTGTGTGGAAATGGATTTGTGGAGATAGGAGAAGAATGTGACTGTGGAACGGTGCAA GAGTGTACAAACCCATGCTGCAATGCAACCACCTGCAAACTGACAGAGGGCTCACAGTGTGCAACAGGAGAATGTTGTGAGAATTGCAAG ATCATGCCAACCTCACATGTGTGTCGTCCAAAAAATGATGACTGCGATTTGCCCGAGTCCTGCACTGGAAAATCAGCCGTGTGTCCTGAAGATGTCTTTACAGTCAATGGACAACCTTGCAAAAATGGGAAAGGTTATTGCTACAATGGCCAGTGCCCTCAGAGAGAGGAGCAGTGCATTAAAATGTGGGGTTCAA ctgctGAGGTGGCTGAAGACTATTGCTACAACCAAAACACAAGAGCAGAGTACTACGCCTACTGCAAACGTAATGGCGATAAATATATCGGATGCCAAAAACA AGATGTGATgtgtggaaaactgttctgtgtaAAAGGCAACAAAGGTCCCAATTATGGACGATTGGTAACATTCAAGAACTGTAAAGCCACATTCTACGGCAATCCTGAAGAGGATTACGGCCAAGTCGACACTGGCACCAAATGTGGGGAAGGGTTG GTTTGTAACCAGAATGAGTGCGTTGACATAGAGACGGCTTACAAAGCAACAAACTGCTCAGCCAAGTGCAAAGGCCATGCG GTTTGTGATCACAGACTGCAGTGCAGATGTGAACCTGGATGGCTGCCGCCAGATTGTGAATCAACAACCGCAAGTGATGGTTTGTCTAAAG GTGTGATTGTAGCCATTGTTGTGGTTGTTCTGATTGGGATTCTTCTAATTGGACTGGGAGTCTTCTTTTACAAACGCAGAAAGAGCACACCACATTCATCTAT CCATCCAAGGCAGCAGAAAGTTCATGTTGTTGACATCCCTGACTTGAGCCACCAGGGATTGCAGATGCCAAATCAGAAGCCATTTCCG GTAATAAAACCTTCAGCACCTCCTCCACCTCCACCTGTTTCAGTCCAGGCCAGAGCTCTACATAATGACTTCATATCTGCACGTCAG GCTCTTAAACCACCTCCAAGGGTGTGA